A genomic region of Chionomys nivalis chromosome 12, mChiNiv1.1, whole genome shotgun sequence contains the following coding sequences:
- the LOC130885128 gene encoding olfactory receptor 4K5, translating into MDKINDSVVSEFVLLGLSGSRELQLFFFVFFSALYIAIVLGNLLIIIAVTSDSSLHSPMYFLLGNLSFFDICQASFATPKMIADFLSEHKTISFSGCIAQIFFIHLFTGGEMVLLVSMAYDRYVAICKPLHYMIIMNRSVCTALVMISWAVGLVHTLSQLSFTVNLAFCGPNEVDSFFCDLPRVVKLACIDSYITEILIVVNSGILSLSTFSLLVSSYAIIFVTVWLKSSAAMAKAFSTLAAHIMVVVLFFGPCIFIYVWPFTTYPVDKILAIFYTVFTPILNPIIYTLRNRDMKAVMGKIAARYFRPPKISDMPLVARIFFH; encoded by the coding sequence ATGGATAAGATCAACGATTCAGTGGTGTCTGAGTTTGTGCTGCTTGGGCTCTCTGGTTCTCGGGAGCTtcagcttttcttctttgttttcttctctgcattGTACATTGCCATTGTCTTAGGAAACCTCCTCATCATCATAGCTGTGACTTCTGACAGCAGTCTGCACTCCCCCATGTATTTCCTCCTGGGAAACCTCTCCTTTTTTGACATTTGTCAGGCTTCTTTTGCCACACCTAAAATGATTGCAGACTTTCTGAGTGAACACAAGACTATATCCTTCAGTGGCTGCATAGCCcaaatttttttcattcatctctTTACAGGAGGGGAGATGGTACTGCTGGTCTCCATGGCCTATGACAGATATGTGGCCATATGTAAGCCTCTACATTATATGATCATCATGAACAGAAGTGTATGTACTGCCTTGGTAATGATTTCTTGGGCTGTGGGCTTAGTGCATACACTGAGTCAGTTGTCATTTACTGTTAACCTGGCATTCTGTGGACCCAATGAAGTAGACAGCTTTTTTTGTGACCTTCCTAGAGTAGTCAAACTTGCTTGCATTGACTCATACATCACTGAAATACTAATTGTGGTAAACAGTGGGATTCTTTCCTTAAGCACTTTCTCTCTGTTGGTGAGTTCTTATGCCATAATTTTCGTCACAGTTTGGCTCAAATCTTCTGCTGCCATGGCCAAGGCATTTTCTACACTGGCTGCTCACATCATGGTAGTAGTACTGTTCTTTGGGCCTTGCATCTTCATCTATGTGTGGCCCTTTACTACCTATCCTGTGGATAAAATTCTTGCTATATTTTATACAGTTTTCACTCCCATCCTAAATCCCATTATTTACACACTAAGGAATAGAGATATGAAGGCTGTCATGGGGAAAATTGCAGCTCGTTATTTTAGACCACCCAAAATTTCTGACATGCCATTAGTAGCAAGGATTTTCTTTCATTGA